A segment of the Lycium barbarum isolate Lr01 chromosome 7, ASM1917538v2, whole genome shotgun sequence genome:
ATGGAGGAAGCTCGCAATTCTCATTATTCCATGCATCCAGGAgccacaaagatgtatcaagaCTTGAAGAAACATTTCTGGTGGATGAGGATAAAGAGAACCATATCCAATTATGTGGCTCGTCATTTGAATTTccaacaggttaagtatgagcatcagaaacctggagGATTAGCTCAGAATTTGGTTATTCCTGAGTGAAGATGGGAGAGAATCACTACTAATTTCGTGGTAGGCTTGCCACATATTTTGAGGAGACATGATTcagtttgggtgattgtggaaaGACTTATCAAATTCAAAAATTTCATATTGCTTCAGGCTATATTCACAGTAGAACAGTTAGCACAAATCTATATCCATGAGATAGTTTGGTTgcacggggttcctatttctattatTTCGGATAGAGGGTCGCAGTTTATGCCTCAGCTTTGGCAGTCTTTTTAGAAGGCTCTGGGTACTACAGTTGAGATCAGTACAACATTTCACGCACAGACAGATGTCCAGTCGAAGCGAGTTATTTAGAACTTAGAGAACAAGTTGAGAGCATGTGccattgatgttttttttttggggggggggggggtattgggATGAGCAGTTTCCTTTGGTGGAGTTTGCTGACAATAACAGCTACCAGTCTAGTATTGAGATGCCAccttatgaggctttgtatgatAGACAGTGTCGTTCTCCAGTTGGTTGGTTCGAACCTGATCAGAAGATGCTTTTGGGTCCAGAGATGGTTCAGCAAGCTTTCGACAAGATAAAGGTAACCCAAGACTGGCTCAAGACATCTTAGAGCCGGAAAAAATCCTATTCAAACAAGATAGTCTATGATCTAGAGTTCATTGAGGGTGATATGGCACTTT
Coding sequences within it:
- the LOC132601438 gene encoding uncharacterized protein LOC132601438 — encoded protein: MEEARNSHYSMHPGATKMYQDLKKHFWWMRIKRTISNYVARHLNFQQVKYEHQKPGGLAQNLVIPDYQSSIEMPPYEALYDRQCRSPVGWFEPDQKMLLGPEMVQQAFDKIKVTQDWLKTS